In the genome of Maribacter forsetii DSM 18668, the window TGATGAGCATATAAAGCAATGGATAAATGCGTTGGAAACATTACCGCAACGGTTAGTTGATTTGGTCAGTGATTTTTCTGAATCTCAATTAGAAACTCCCTACCGTGAGGGTGGTTGGACGGTAAGGCAAGTAATTCATCATATAGCAGATAGTCATCACCATAGTTATACTCGTTTTAAATGGGCTTTGACAGAGAATAGACCGCTCATTAAGGTCTACGAAGAAAAATTGTGGAGTGAACTTATTGATGCCAAGACAGCACCCATAGCTCTTTCAC includes:
- a CDS encoding YfiT family bacillithiol transferase — translated: MEELEKLRYPIGHFECPENISDEHIKQWINALETLPQRLVDLVSDFSESQLETPYREGGWTVRQVIHHIADSHHHSYTRFKWALTENRPLIKVYEEKLWSELIDAKTAPIALSLSYLTALHAKLVYMCERLSPDDLKRSYIHPVGNVNVSVAENIGKYAWHGNHHFAHIKTLAERKGW